A genomic segment from Thermus sp. LT1-2-5 encodes:
- a CDS encoding disulfide oxidoreductase: MKRGAALLGFAWVVALVATLGSLYYSEVRLFLPCELCWYQRIFMYPQAVILGLALWRQDLGVWPYSLALSLIGGSISTLHLLEQKFPERFTLACKPPVPCSVEYIPQFPIPLQALIAFLLIALSMGLLAKAARQG, encoded by the coding sequence ATGAAGCGCGGCGCTGCCCTCCTCGGTTTCGCCTGGGTGGTGGCCTTGGTGGCCACCCTGGGTAGCCTCTACTACTCCGAGGTTCGGCTTTTCCTCCCCTGCGAGCTCTGCTGGTACCAGCGCATCTTCATGTACCCGCAAGCGGTGATCCTGGGCCTGGCCCTTTGGCGGCAGGACCTCGGGGTGTGGCCCTACAGCCTGGCCCTCTCCCTGATCGGGGGGAGCATCAGCACCCTGCACCTCCTGGAACAAAAGTTCCCCGAGCGCTTCACCCTGGCCTGCAAACCCCCCGTGCCCTGCTCGGTGGAGTACATCCCCCAGTTCCCCATCCCCTTGCAGGCCCTCATCGCCTTCCTTCTCATCGCCCTCAGCATGGGGCTTTTGGCCAAGGCGGCGAGGCAGGGCTAG
- the prmC gene encoding peptide chain release factor N(5)-glutamine methyltransferase, translating into MIRLLRALQARLKEAGLPEGEAWDLLALATGLSRKDLLLRLAEPPPEGAEERAWALLQKRLSRYPLQYLLGEVEFFGLPLKVAEGVLIPRPETEGLVALALALPLPPRPRILDVGTGTGAIALALKRHLPEAEVFATEVDEKALRLAEENARRLGLAVRFLKAPLTGGLKGLDLVVANPPYLPEAYREAAPPELAYENPLALYAGEEGLAVAWPLALEAERALRPGGFLLLELAPENVHRLGEALRERGFEAEVLRDLAGRDRYLRARRPPKEPVGEEGPLRGP; encoded by the coding sequence GTGATAAGGCTCCTCCGAGCGCTTCAGGCGCGGCTTAAGGAAGCGGGCCTCCCCGAAGGGGAAGCCTGGGATCTCCTAGCCTTAGCAACGGGGCTTTCCCGGAAGGACCTCCTCCTCAGGCTGGCGGAGCCCCCGCCCGAGGGGGCGGAGGAAAGGGCTTGGGCCCTTTTGCAAAAGCGGCTTTCCCGCTACCCTTTGCAGTACCTCCTGGGGGAGGTGGAGTTTTTCGGCCTGCCCCTAAAGGTGGCCGAGGGGGTCCTTATCCCCCGGCCCGAAACGGAGGGCCTGGTGGCCCTGGCCCTGGCCCTTCCCCTCCCCCCAAGGCCCCGGATCTTGGACGTGGGCACGGGCACCGGGGCCATTGCCCTGGCCCTGAAGCGTCACCTCCCCGAGGCGGAGGTCTTCGCCACGGAGGTGGACGAGAAGGCCTTGCGCCTAGCGGAAGAAAACGCCAGGCGGCTCGGCCTCGCCGTGCGTTTCCTCAAGGCCCCCCTCACCGGGGGGCTTAAGGGGCTAGACCTGGTGGTGGCCAACCCTCCCTACCTCCCCGAGGCCTACCGGGAGGCGGCCCCTCCGGAGCTCGCCTACGAAAACCCTTTGGCCCTTTACGCCGGGGAGGAGGGGCTCGCCGTGGCCTGGCCCTTAGCCTTGGAGGCGGAAAGGGCCCTAAGGCCAGGGGGCTTTCTCCTTCTGGAACTGGCCCCGGAAAACGTCCACCGCCTGGGGGAAGCCCTTCGGGAAAGGGGCTTTGAAGCGGAGGTGCTACGGGACCTGGCGGGTCGGGATCGGTACCTCCGGGCCCGGCGGCCCCCCAAGGAGCCGGTAGGCGAGGAAGGGCCGCTCCGTGGTCCATAG
- a CDS encoding DUF5522 domain-containing protein: MKSEDEALREGEDFYWEGDRRVFTEAYHRKRGYCCGSGCRHCPWRPKEED; this comes from the coding sequence GTGAAGAGTGAGGACGAGGCCTTGCGGGAAGGGGAGGACTTCTACTGGGAAGGGGATAGGAGGGTCTTCACCGAGGCCTACCACCGCAAGCGGGGCTACTGCTGCGGCTCGGGGTGCCGCCACTGCCCCTGGCGGCCTAAGGAGGAGGATTAG
- a CDS encoding YidC/Oxa1 family membrane protein insertase — protein MRKLLALVALLVPALALEATFKEADVNGDGTPEKVAVTNLMDLAFDARGQIVGWYVKTYKGTSIGDYTRAPNLAEEGPVVAPEGFTPEKAEFLVEDGRLLARFQGREGTLTYRIEKGRYTLQVEADFPLTLKLKAQGQPKVLPAGAQEPAPSGEGLLRYLAWQTKPKAGYALVAFAQEPFSGKLVGKEGEVRLEGDSPLKLYGGQNELVRFHVEGLLSLPGLFSPNIWGQLSLGLLWLMETAFRYTGSWGLAILFLTLVVRLLLWPLMHQQFKSMAEIQRLQPLIQKINEKYKDDPNKRAEATMKLYQEHKVNPAAGCLPLFIQMPILFILWKVIANYEFGQGLLWIPDLALPDPFYVLPALYVATTFLSTWLSAHGNKDLIRQSLFMNLIFIFLVLQFPSGVTLYWVLSNLIGVVQQWLINRSLKPVAA, from the coding sequence ATGAGGAAGCTCCTGGCCCTAGTGGCCCTTTTGGTGCCCGCCTTGGCCCTCGAGGCCACCTTCAAGGAAGCGGACGTGAACGGGGACGGCACCCCGGAAAAGGTGGCGGTGACCAACCTCATGGACCTGGCCTTTGACGCAAGGGGCCAGATCGTGGGCTGGTACGTGAAGACCTACAAGGGTACCAGCATCGGCGACTACACCCGGGCCCCCAACCTGGCGGAAGAGGGCCCCGTGGTGGCCCCGGAAGGCTTTACCCCGGAAAAGGCGGAGTTCCTGGTGGAGGATGGCCGCCTCCTGGCCCGCTTTCAGGGGCGGGAAGGCACCCTCACCTACCGCATAGAAAAGGGGCGCTACACCCTGCAGGTGGAGGCGGACTTCCCCCTCACCCTCAAGCTCAAAGCCCAGGGGCAGCCCAAGGTCCTACCAGCTGGCGCCCAAGAGCCCGCCCCCAGCGGGGAAGGCCTCCTGCGCTACCTGGCCTGGCAGACCAAGCCCAAGGCGGGTTACGCCCTGGTGGCCTTCGCCCAAGAACCCTTTTCCGGCAAGCTGGTGGGCAAGGAAGGGGAGGTGAGGCTCGAGGGGGATAGCCCCTTAAAGCTCTATGGCGGCCAGAACGAGCTGGTGCGCTTCCACGTGGAGGGACTCCTCTCCCTGCCCGGGCTCTTTAGCCCCAACATCTGGGGCCAGCTCTCCTTGGGCCTTCTTTGGCTCATGGAAACGGCCTTCCGCTACACGGGGAGCTGGGGCCTGGCCATCCTCTTCCTCACCCTGGTGGTGCGCCTCCTCCTTTGGCCCTTAATGCACCAGCAATTCAAGAGCATGGCGGAGATCCAACGCCTCCAGCCCCTCATCCAGAAGATCAACGAGAAGTACAAGGACGACCCCAACAAGCGGGCGGAGGCCACCATGAAGCTCTACCAGGAGCACAAGGTGAACCCCGCCGCCGGCTGCCTACCCCTTTTCATCCAGATGCCCATCCTCTTCATCCTCTGGAAGGTGATCGCCAACTACGAGTTCGGCCAGGGGCTTTTGTGGATCCCCGACCTGGCCCTGCCCGACCCCTTCTATGTCCTTCCCGCCCTCTACGTGGCCACCACCTTCCTCTCCACTTGGCTTTCCGCCCACGGCAACAAGGACCTCATCCGCCAAAGCCTCTTCATGAACCTGATCTTCATCTTCCTGGTCCTACAGTTCCCCTCGGGCGTAACCCTCTACTGGGTGCTCTCCAACCTTATCGGGGTGGTGCAGCAGTGGCTCATCAACCGGAGCCTGAAGCCGGTGGCGGCGTAA
- the trpS gene encoding tryptophan--tRNA ligase produces MKRVLSGIQPSGEIHIGNYLGAIKQWVALGEKLGREAFFCIVDYHALTNPLAYDPKTLARRTFEAALVNIAAGLDPDKVTLFVQSHVPEHTELSWVFTTLTPLGDLTRMTQFKDKASKQETIWSGLLMYPVLQAADILIYKADTVPVGEDQVQHIELTREIARRFNHLFGETFPEPEALLNPEAPRVPGIDGKAKMSKSLGNTIGLLEPEESIWQKVQHLPDDPQRIRLSDPGDPERTIVFTYLSYFAPKELVEALKEEYRKAGVGTYVVKRILFEEMMKTLRPIRERAEALKRDPDYVMDVLVEGAKRARAVAAATMEEVREKVGLLLPRKRPVLA; encoded by the coding sequence ATGAAGCGCGTCCTCTCGGGCATCCAGCCCTCGGGGGAGATCCATATCGGCAACTACCTGGGGGCCATCAAGCAGTGGGTGGCCCTCGGGGAGAAGCTGGGCCGGGAGGCTTTCTTCTGTATCGTGGACTACCACGCCCTCACCAACCCCCTGGCCTACGACCCCAAGACCTTGGCCCGCCGCACCTTTGAGGCGGCCCTGGTGAACATCGCCGCCGGGCTTGACCCGGACAAGGTTACCCTCTTCGTCCAGTCCCACGTGCCCGAGCACACGGAGCTTTCCTGGGTCTTCACCACCCTGACCCCCTTGGGCGACCTCACCCGCATGACCCAGTTCAAGGACAAGGCCAGCAAGCAGGAAACCATCTGGAGCGGCCTCCTCATGTACCCCGTTTTGCAGGCGGCGGACATCCTCATCTACAAGGCGGACACCGTGCCGGTGGGGGAGGACCAGGTGCAGCACATCGAGCTCACCCGGGAGATCGCCCGCCGCTTCAACCACCTCTTCGGGGAAACCTTCCCCGAGCCTGAGGCCCTCTTGAACCCGGAGGCCCCCCGGGTGCCGGGCATTGACGGCAAGGCCAAGATGAGCAAGTCCTTGGGGAACACCATCGGCCTCTTGGAGCCCGAGGAGAGCATCTGGCAGAAGGTCCAGCACCTGCCCGACGACCCGCAAAGGATCCGGCTTTCCGACCCCGGGGACCCGGAGAGGACCATCGTCTTCACCTATCTTTCCTATTTCGCCCCCAAGGAGCTGGTGGAGGCCCTCAAGGAGGAGTACCGCAAGGCGGGGGTGGGCACGTACGTGGTGAAGCGCATCCTCTTTGAGGAGATGATGAAGACCCTAAGGCCCATCCGGGAGCGGGCGGAGGCGCTTAAGCGGGACCCCGACTACGTGATGGACGTCCTGGTGGAAGGGGCCAAGCGGGCGCGGGCGGTGGCGGCGGCCACCATGGAAGAGGTGCGGGAGAAGGTGGGCCTCCTCCTGCCCCGGAAGCGGCCGGTCCTGGCGTGA
- the lptB gene encoding LPS export ABC transporter ATP-binding protein, with amino-acid sequence MDGELLAQGLRKRYGPKEVVRGVDLHLRRGEIVALFGPNGAGKTTTFYMVVGFIKPTAGRIYLKGQEVSRLPMYRRARLGLGYLPQEPSAFRRMTVLENLLAILEFQPLSKKERLEKAKALLEELAIYHLKDRMAYALSGGERRRLEIARALCTDPDFILLDEPFTGVDPKNVREIQKVIAELRERRGVGVFITDHAVRETLAITDRVYLMYDGQVLFHGDPDTFAQDQGVRRHYLGEDYEL; translated from the coding sequence ATGGACGGGGAGCTTCTGGCCCAGGGTTTGCGCAAGCGCTACGGCCCCAAGGAGGTGGTGCGGGGGGTGGACCTCCACCTCAGGCGGGGGGAGATTGTGGCCCTCTTCGGGCCCAACGGGGCGGGGAAGACCACCACCTTCTACATGGTGGTGGGGTTCATCAAGCCCACCGCAGGACGCATCTACCTAAAGGGGCAGGAGGTGAGCCGCCTGCCCATGTACCGAAGGGCTCGGCTTGGCCTCGGCTACCTGCCCCAAGAGCCCAGCGCTTTCCGGCGCATGACCGTGTTGGAAAACCTCCTCGCCATCCTGGAGTTTCAACCTCTTTCCAAAAAAGAGCGCCTGGAAAAGGCCAAGGCCCTCCTGGAGGAGCTGGCCATTTACCACCTCAAAGACCGCATGGCCTATGCCCTTTCCGGGGGGGAAAGGCGCAGGTTGGAGATCGCCCGGGCCCTTTGCACCGACCCCGACTTCATTCTCCTGGACGAGCCCTTTACCGGGGTGGACCCCAAGAACGTGCGCGAGATCCAAAAGGTCATCGCCGAGCTCCGGGAGCGGCGGGGGGTGGGGGTCTTCATCACCGACCATGCGGTGCGGGAGACCCTGGCCATCACCGACCGGGTCTACCTGATGTACGACGGCCAGGTGCTCTTCCACGGGGACCCCGACACCTTCGCCCAGGACCAGGGGGTAAGGCGGCACTACCTGGGCGAGGATTACGAGCTTTAG
- a CDS encoding R3H domain-containing nucleic acid-binding protein, with the protein MDEKKKSIDDLLSDLGVLEEAPVEVELKEAGKEARPQGPKEVLEAFLVGLLLRLDPAHYVEIRQEGNLLKAEVKGGDLGRFIGKEGRTLKAVEYLAGVVLAKHFGGEYRVVLDAAGYRKRQEDKIRRIAEDAALTVAMTGEPLHLPPMRPSERRIVHMLLKNHPQVTTESQGEGEARHVVVYPRDKAPPSASGAA; encoded by the coding sequence ATGGACGAGAAGAAAAAGAGCATTGACGACCTCCTCTCCGACCTCGGGGTCTTGGAAGAGGCCCCGGTGGAGGTGGAGCTCAAGGAAGCGGGCAAGGAAGCCCGCCCCCAAGGGCCCAAGGAGGTGCTGGAGGCCTTCTTGGTGGGCCTCCTTCTCCGCCTGGACCCCGCGCACTACGTGGAAATCCGCCAGGAAGGAAACCTGCTCAAGGCGGAGGTCAAAGGCGGGGACCTGGGCCGCTTCATCGGCAAGGAGGGGCGCACCCTGAAGGCGGTGGAATACCTGGCGGGGGTGGTCCTGGCCAAGCACTTCGGTGGGGAATACCGGGTGGTCCTGGACGCCGCCGGCTACCGCAAGCGCCAGGAGGACAAGATCCGGCGCATCGCCGAGGACGCCGCCTTGACCGTGGCCATGACCGGGGAGCCCCTGCACCTTCCCCCCATGCGCCCCTCGGAACGGCGCATCGTCCACATGCTCCTCAAGAACCACCCCCAGGTGACCACGGAAAGCCAGGGGGAGGGCGAGGCGCGCCACGTGGTGGTCTACCCCCGTGATAAGGCTCCTCCGAGCGCTTCAGGCGCGGCTTAA
- the gltX gene encoding glutamate--tRNA ligase, producing the protein MVVTRIAPSPTGDPHVGTAYIALFNYAWARKNGGRFLVRIEDTDRARYVPGAEERILAALKWLGITYDEGPDIGGPHGPYRQSERLPLYREHAEELLRRGWAYRAFETPEELEQIRKEKGGYDGRARNIPPEEAEERARRGEPHVIRLKVPRPGTTEVKDELRGVVVYDNQEIPDVVLLKSDGYPTYHLANVVDDHLMGVTDVIRAEEWLVSTPIHVLLYRAFGWEVPKFYHMPLLRNPDKTKISKRKSHTSLEWYKAEGFLPEALRNYLCLMGFSMPDGREIFSLEEFIEAFRWDRVSLGGPVFDLEKLRWMNGKYIREVLPLEEVAERVKPFLQQAGLSWPDEAYLQRAVALMRPRFDTLKEFPEKARYLFTDDYPFSEKALAKLQEGLPLLRELLPALSAQEDWSEAALEGLLRGFAEAQGLKLGQVAQPLRAAVTGSLETPGLFEILALLGKERVLRRLERALAAS; encoded by the coding sequence ATGGTGGTGACCCGCATCGCCCCAAGCCCCACGGGGGACCCCCACGTGGGCACGGCGTACATCGCCCTTTTCAACTACGCCTGGGCCCGCAAAAACGGGGGGCGCTTTCTGGTGCGCATAGAGGACACCGACCGCGCCCGCTACGTTCCGGGGGCGGAGGAGAGGATTTTGGCCGCCCTCAAGTGGCTCGGCATCACTTACGACGAAGGCCCCGACATCGGCGGCCCCCACGGGCCTTACCGCCAGTCGGAAAGGCTTCCCCTCTACCGGGAGCACGCCGAGGAGCTTTTGCGACGGGGATGGGCCTACCGGGCCTTCGAAACCCCGGAGGAGCTGGAGCAGATCCGCAAGGAGAAGGGGGGGTACGACGGCCGGGCCCGGAACATCCCCCCGGAAGAGGCGGAGGAGCGGGCCAGGCGGGGCGAACCCCACGTGATCCGCCTCAAGGTCCCCCGCCCCGGCACCACCGAGGTCAAGGACGAGCTCCGGGGGGTGGTGGTTTACGATAACCAGGAGATCCCCGACGTGGTCCTCCTGAAGTCCGACGGGTACCCCACCTACCACCTGGCCAACGTGGTGGACGACCACCTCATGGGGGTCACGGACGTGATCCGGGCGGAGGAGTGGCTGGTTTCCACCCCCATCCACGTCCTCCTCTACCGGGCCTTCGGCTGGGAGGTGCCCAAGTTCTACCACATGCCCCTCCTGCGCAACCCCGACAAGACCAAGATCAGCAAGCGGAAAAGCCACACCTCCTTGGAGTGGTACAAGGCGGAGGGGTTTTTGCCCGAGGCTTTGCGCAACTACCTCTGCCTCATGGGCTTTTCCATGCCCGATGGGCGCGAGATCTTCAGCCTCGAGGAGTTCATCGAAGCCTTCCGCTGGGACCGGGTTTCCTTGGGGGGGCCGGTCTTTGACCTGGAGAAGCTAAGGTGGATGAACGGGAAGTACATCCGGGAGGTCCTCCCCCTGGAGGAGGTGGCGGAGCGGGTGAAGCCTTTTTTGCAACAGGCCGGGCTCTCCTGGCCTGACGAGGCCTACCTGCAAAGGGCCGTGGCCCTCATGCGCCCCCGCTTCGACACCCTCAAGGAGTTCCCAGAAAAAGCCCGCTACCTCTTCACCGACGACTACCCCTTCTCGGAAAAGGCCCTGGCCAAGCTGCAGGAGGGCCTACCTCTCCTCCGGGAGCTCCTCCCCGCCCTCAGCGCCCAGGAGGATTGGAGCGAGGCCGCCCTGGAAGGCCTCCTAAGGGGGTTCGCCGAGGCGCAGGGTCTCAAGCTCGGCCAGGTGGCCCAACCCCTCCGGGCTGCCGTAACAGGAAGCCTGGAAACCCCGGGGCTTTTTGAGATCCTGGCCCTCCTGGGCAAGGAGCGGGTCCTTAGGCGGCTGGAGCGGGCCTTGGCCGCCTCGTGA
- the ftsY gene encoding signal recognition particle-docking protein FtsY: MGFFDRLKAGLAKTRETLLKAIPWGGNPEEVLEELEMALLAADVGVAATEELLAELRASGRKDLKEAVKEKLVQMLEPDERRASLRKLGFRPQALKPVEPRGRVVMVVGVNGVGKTTTIAKLGRYYQALGKKVMFCAGDTFRAAGATQLAEWGRRLGIPVIQGPEGADPAALAFDAAQARRARGFDLLFVDTAGRLHTKHNLMEELKKVKRAIAKAEPGEPGEVWLVLDAVTGQNGLEQAKRFHEAVGLTGVIVTKLDGTAKGGVLVPIVRTLKVPIKFIGVGEGPEDLQPFDAEAFVEALLEA; this comes from the coding sequence ATGGGCTTCTTTGACCGCCTAAAGGCCGGGCTGGCCAAGACCCGGGAAACCCTCCTCAAGGCCATCCCTTGGGGCGGCAATCCCGAGGAGGTCTTGGAAGAGCTGGAGATGGCCCTCCTGGCCGCCGACGTGGGGGTGGCGGCCACGGAGGAACTTTTGGCGGAGCTTCGGGCCTCGGGAAGGAAGGACCTAAAGGAAGCGGTGAAGGAAAAGCTCGTCCAGATGCTGGAGCCGGACGAGCGCCGGGCCAGCCTGCGCAAGCTGGGCTTCCGCCCCCAAGCCCTCAAGCCGGTGGAGCCTCGGGGGCGCGTGGTGATGGTGGTGGGGGTGAACGGGGTGGGCAAGACCACCACCATCGCCAAGCTGGGCCGCTACTACCAGGCCTTGGGCAAAAAGGTGATGTTCTGCGCCGGGGACACCTTCCGCGCCGCCGGGGCCACGCAGCTCGCCGAGTGGGGCAGGCGCTTGGGCATCCCCGTGATCCAGGGGCCCGAAGGAGCAGACCCCGCCGCCCTCGCCTTCGACGCAGCCCAAGCCCGAAGGGCGCGGGGCTTTGACCTCCTTTTCGTGGACACCGCCGGCCGCCTCCACACCAAGCACAACCTGATGGAGGAGCTCAAGAAGGTGAAGCGGGCTATCGCCAAGGCCGAGCCCGGGGAGCCGGGGGAGGTCTGGCTGGTGCTGGACGCCGTCACGGGGCAAAACGGCCTGGAGCAGGCCAAGCGCTTCCACGAGGCGGTGGGCCTCACCGGGGTCATCGTCACCAAGCTGGACGGCACCGCCAAGGGGGGGGTTTTGGTCCCCATCGTGCGCACCCTGAAGGTGCCCATAAAGTTTATTGGGGTGGGGGAAGGCCCGGAGGACCTCCAGCCCTTTGACGCCGAGGCGTTTGTGGAGGCCCTTCTAGAAGCCTAA
- a CDS encoding DUF3084 domain-containing protein, with protein sequence MTFWALLFLLVILSALVAYLGDRVAKWAGKRHFRLFRLRPRQTATLIAVFTGVGIALLSYLGFLLVFREAREVILQAEAIRKERDQLKVERGVLLQAKAAMEAEAAQALAELNALRQERRELSEALAAAEALRGRLEAEAQALARQVQALTQERKDLLQETERLKAEREELAALLTLKTKELGERSRELQGLEARLKALQEAARGLEAERRRLQGELAKALARLEEARQERGHLAQEAEGLRANLERTRGELRQAEERLRSLLAQAEALQGEKGQLTQSLVRLSQGLYLGEVRLGAEEGRAVLERVAERRALLQGFRGAELLGEARGPGLAVLEGAGYQEGRLLVRVRFYPERRAFAEGEVLSSATFRLATPARNQEVLERLGEEARKRLLEAGFPPEYATFPSPEELARGLSLLKGQRGVVRVGVVAEKELWTTERPFLAYRLLGGPPGPEVPIPTRQVP encoded by the coding sequence ATGACCTTCTGGGCGCTTCTTTTCCTCCTCGTGATCCTTTCCGCCCTGGTGGCCTACCTGGGGGACCGGGTGGCCAAGTGGGCGGGAAAGCGCCATTTCCGCCTTTTCCGCCTTCGTCCCCGTCAGACCGCCACCCTCATCGCCGTCTTCACCGGGGTGGGGATCGCCCTCTTGAGCTACCTGGGCTTCCTTCTGGTCTTCCGCGAGGCCCGGGAGGTGATCCTGCAAGCGGAGGCCATCCGAAAGGAGCGGGACCAGCTTAAGGTGGAGCGGGGTGTTCTCCTCCAGGCTAAGGCGGCCATGGAGGCGGAGGCGGCGCAGGCCTTGGCGGAGCTCAACGCCTTGCGGCAGGAAAGGCGGGAGCTTTCCGAGGCCCTGGCGGCGGCGGAGGCCTTGCGGGGCCGCCTCGAGGCCGAAGCGCAAGCCCTGGCCCGACAGGTTCAGGCCCTCACCCAGGAGCGAAAGGACCTTCTCCAGGAAACAGAGAGGCTTAAGGCGGAGCGGGAGGAGCTGGCGGCCCTCCTCACCCTAAAGACCAAGGAGCTTGGGGAAAGGAGCCGGGAGCTCCAGGGCCTCGAGGCCCGTCTAAAGGCCCTGCAAGAGGCGGCGCGGGGGCTAGAGGCGGAAAGGCGCCGCCTTCAAGGGGAGCTCGCCAAGGCCCTGGCCCGACTGGAGGAGGCGCGGCAGGAGCGGGGCCACCTCGCTCAAGAGGCGGAGGGCCTCAGGGCGAACCTGGAGCGCACCCGCGGGGAGCTCCGCCAGGCGGAGGAGCGCCTCCGAAGCCTTTTGGCCCAAGCCGAGGCCCTGCAAGGGGAAAAGGGGCAGCTGACCCAGAGCCTGGTGCGGCTTAGTCAAGGGCTTTACCTGGGGGAGGTGCGCCTGGGGGCGGAGGAGGGCCGGGCGGTGCTGGAGAGGGTGGCGGAAAGGCGGGCCCTCCTCCAGGGCTTCCGGGGGGCGGAGCTTCTGGGGGAGGCCAGGGGCCCGGGGCTTGCGGTCCTCGAGGGGGCCGGGTACCAAGAGGGGAGGCTTTTGGTGCGGGTGCGCTTTTACCCGGAAAGGCGGGCCTTCGCCGAGGGGGAGGTCCTCAGTAGCGCCACCTTCCGCCTGGCCACGCCAGCCCGCAACCAGGAGGTCCTGGAGCGCCTGGGGGAGGAGGCGAGGAAGCGCCTGCTGGAAGCAGGGTTTCCCCCAGAATACGCCACCTTCCCCTCCCCGGAGGAGCTCGCCCGGGGCCTTTCCCTCCTAAAAGGGCAACGGGGGGTAGTGCGGGTGGGGGTGGTGGCGGAAAAGGAGCTATGGACCACGGAGCGGCCCTTCCTCGCCTACCGGCTCCTTGGGGGGCCGCCGGGCCCGGAGGTACCGATCCCGACCCGCCAGGTCCCGTAG
- a CDS encoding chromosome segregation protein ScpA, translated as MIRLEFPGFSGSPVELREALRRGRLSPKDLPVLQVVEQALSQVPEDLKAKAELLPLLAELLVLKLAPEKALTPKEEGEEAPLVRVLLDLSEAVAFLEGRWAKRARLYPAAPPPVPRPPLRLPPKVLAEAARPFRKAVLHLPREAFGLQEAWSRLLPFLKGRVAFHRLPLPSWEEKVVGFAALLEACRLGRVRLYQEAPFAPLYVEVEGALEARRLA; from the coding sequence GTGATCCGCCTAGAGTTTCCCGGTTTTTCCGGGTCTCCCGTGGAGCTTAGGGAGGCCCTGAGGCGGGGGCGGCTTTCCCCCAAGGACCTCCCCGTCCTGCAGGTGGTGGAGCAGGCCCTTTCCCAGGTGCCGGAGGACCTGAAGGCCAAGGCCGAGCTCCTGCCCCTTTTGGCGGAGCTCCTCGTCCTGAAGCTGGCCCCGGAAAAGGCCCTGACGCCCAAGGAGGAGGGGGAGGAAGCGCCCTTGGTGCGGGTCCTTCTGGACCTTTCCGAGGCCGTGGCCTTTTTGGAGGGGCGGTGGGCCAAGCGGGCCCGGCTGTACCCGGCGGCTCCTCCCCCCGTGCCCAGGCCTCCTTTGCGGCTTCCCCCCAAGGTGTTGGCCGAGGCGGCCCGCCCCTTTCGCAAGGCGGTGCTTCACCTGCCGCGGGAGGCCTTTGGCTTGCAGGAGGCCTGGTCCAGGCTTTTGCCCTTCCTAAAGGGCCGGGTAGCCTTCCACCGCCTGCCCCTTCCTTCTTGGGAGGAAAAGGTAGTGGGCTTCGCCGCCCTTTTGGAGGCCTGCCGCTTGGGGCGGGTGCGGCTTTATCAGGAGGCCCCCTTCGCCCCCTTGTACGTGGAGGTGGAGGGAGCCCTCGAGGCCCGGCGCTTGGCCTAG